One stretch of Paenibacillus sp. AN1007 DNA includes these proteins:
- a CDS encoding MFS transporter, whose amino-acid sequence MKSSYLTRPFYYLWTTQTAANAADVLYIMALTVMVLDRTNSLISAALLPLMRSGAQMLSSLAAPLLIQRFKLSSLLLLSQTGQFLLFVVLAVYLHVNGDASSLVLVFSLVFVMSFLDGWTTPARNALIPRLVTHEQGLLKANGLMSVSDQVVQFAGWGLSGIIVAWIGSSSTLLVTAVIYGLAAAFTLGVKEPTHAEMTGKDLSAGSCSGSGYRQMAYVNGRLENDMENTPSAGAYVYGYDRHAWRFNLGGRVHTGFCSSCTWAK is encoded by the coding sequence ATGAAGTCCTCTTATTTAACACGTCCCTTTTATTATTTGTGGACAACTCAAACGGCAGCAAACGCCGCAGATGTACTTTATATTATGGCCTTAACGGTGATGGTGCTGGATCGTACCAACTCGCTTATATCTGCGGCACTTTTGCCTTTGATGCGGAGCGGAGCTCAAATGTTAAGCAGTCTGGCCGCACCTCTGTTGATTCAGCGTTTTAAGCTGTCCAGCCTGCTTTTATTGTCACAAACCGGACAGTTTCTGCTGTTTGTCGTTCTGGCTGTGTATTTGCATGTTAATGGAGATGCCTCCTCATTGGTCCTCGTATTTTCGCTTGTATTTGTGATGTCGTTTCTGGATGGCTGGACTACTCCTGCTCGCAATGCGCTGATCCCGCGGCTGGTGACACATGAGCAGGGGTTACTCAAAGCCAATGGACTCATGAGCGTCAGTGATCAAGTTGTACAATTTGCTGGATGGGGACTAAGCGGTATCATCGTGGCATGGATCGGGTCCAGTTCAACCCTGCTGGTTACTGCTGTTATTTATGGTTTGGCAGCGGCGTTTACACTCGGCGTCAAAGAGCCAACCCATGCGGAGATGACCGGGAAGGATCTGTCAGCTGGAAGCTGCAGCGGAAGTGGGTACAGGCAGATGGCATACGTTAACGGAAGGCTGGAAAATGATATGGAAAACACCCCGTCTGCGGGTGCTTACGTTTATGGATATGATCGACATGCTTGGCGGTTCAATCTGGGTGGGCGCGTTCACACTGGCTTTTGTTCAAGCTGCACTTGGGCAAAGTGA
- a CDS encoding NUDIX domain-containing protein has protein sequence MREQQSIVFVVSVSILHKNRMLIIKENKASVRNRWNFPSGRVEYGEDILDAARRETREETGYEVRLTAATGVYNFRSSTGQQVVLFHFIGEIIGGSLQPDASEIADAKWVTPEELLSPNVLELRDREVMLQIVDNVIFKKEYPLALYQRQI, from the coding sequence GTGAGGGAGCAGCAAAGTATTGTATTCGTTGTGAGTGTTTCGATCTTACATAAAAACAGGATGCTTATCATCAAAGAGAACAAGGCATCCGTGCGGAATAGGTGGAATTTTCCCTCAGGCAGAGTGGAGTACGGGGAAGATATACTGGATGCGGCACGTCGGGAAACCAGAGAAGAGACGGGATATGAAGTCAGATTAACAGCTGCCACAGGAGTTTACAATTTCAGAAGCAGTACCGGACAGCAGGTGGTTCTGTTCCATTTTATTGGCGAGATCATTGGCGGATCTCTGCAGCCGGATGCCTCAGAAATTGCTGATGCGAAGTGGGTTACGCCCGAAGAACTGCTCAGCCCGAATGTACTGGAGCTGCGTGATCGGGAAGTAATGCTGCAGATTGTGGATAATGTCATATTCAAAAAAGAGTATCCATTAGCGCTTTACCAGCGCCAAATATAG